The Halorientalis sp. IM1011 genome window below encodes:
- a CDS encoding formyltetrahydrofolate deformylase, with protein sequence MKKHKLTEITVVGEDDTGLIANVTSLLFERGINIEDLDQAVREGVFRMTMHVDTSEMVCTEEKLREDVDDLSEELGVDIQVRFPAERETQTMAVLVTKESHCLEAIFEAWANGDLGADVSVVIGNHPDLRPLAEKYDVPFHDIGDEKGNPDEDHMLDLLQEYEVDLVVLARYMRILSPDVVFRYENRIINVHPSLLPAFPGASAYMQAIEEGVRIAGVTAHYVTTDLDQGPIITQRAFNVPDDASEEDLQRIGQPLEAEALIEAIKLHLNDAVSVHRGRTKLRDDLESEDVQLGSPEVLDDANPDRPIDGLGEIVANRGGEESEADD encoded by the coding sequence GTGAAAAAACACAAACTGACAGAGATTACCGTCGTCGGCGAGGACGACACCGGTCTCATCGCGAACGTCACCTCGCTGCTGTTCGAGCGGGGCATCAACATCGAGGACCTCGACCAGGCCGTCCGGGAGGGCGTCTTCCGGATGACGATGCACGTCGACACCTCCGAGATGGTCTGCACCGAGGAGAAACTCCGCGAGGACGTCGACGACCTGAGCGAGGAACTCGGCGTCGACATTCAGGTCCGGTTCCCCGCCGAACGGGAGACCCAGACCATGGCCGTGCTGGTCACCAAGGAGTCACACTGTCTGGAGGCCATCTTCGAGGCCTGGGCCAACGGTGACCTCGGAGCTGACGTGAGCGTCGTCATCGGCAATCACCCCGATCTGCGCCCGCTGGCCGAGAAGTACGACGTCCCCTTCCACGACATCGGCGACGAGAAGGGCAACCCGGACGAGGACCACATGCTCGACCTCCTCCAGGAGTACGAGGTCGACCTCGTGGTGCTGGCCCGCTACATGCGCATCCTCAGCCCGGACGTGGTCTTCCGGTACGAGAACAGGATCATCAACGTCCACCCCTCCCTGCTGCCGGCTTTCCCCGGCGCGTCGGCGTACATGCAGGCCATCGAGGAGGGCGTCCGCATCGCGGGCGTCACCGCCCACTACGTCACCACCGACCTCGATCAGGGCCCCATCATCACCCAGCGGGCGTTCAACGTGCCCGACGACGCCAGCGAGGAGGACCTCCAGCGCATCGGTCAGCCGCTGGAAGCCGAAGCCCTCATCGAGGCGATCAAACTCCACCTCAACGATGCCGTCTCGGTCCACCGCGGCCGGACGAAACTTCGGGACGATCTGGAGAGCGAGGACGTGCAACTCGGGTCGCCGGAGGTGCTGGACGACGCGAATCCCGACCGGCCGATCGACGGACTCGGCGAGATCGTGGCGAATCGGGGTGGAGAGGAAAGCGAGGCTGACGACTGA
- a CDS encoding phosphoribosylaminoimidazolesuccinocarboxamide synthase — protein sequence MTSVKDFRVERAATATELGRGAFVFTDDYSVFDWGKMPDAIPNKGASLCAMGAYNFELLEDAGIPTHYDGVVGGSGEAVPLSEVADPPREMAIELTQVPDLPHDGREYDYDAYYADAGENHLIPLEIVFRNTVPVGSSLRSRADPADFDLDFAEWPDEVVDLPEPVVEFSTKLEESDRYLDRSEADRIAGPVDIDRLEDLALSVNEIVTDRADEVGLVHEDGKIECFHYDGEIRVADVVGTFDENRFSFDGQEVSKEVIRQYHKRTQPEWVEAVSDAKERAKAEDVADWKALCERDPEPLPDHVVDAARDLYTAGTNAYVGRDLFDAPSLSEAVETVQDL from the coding sequence ATGACGAGCGTCAAGGACTTCCGCGTCGAGCGGGCGGCCACGGCCACCGAACTGGGGCGGGGCGCGTTCGTGTTCACCGACGATTACTCGGTGTTCGACTGGGGGAAGATGCCCGACGCGATCCCGAACAAGGGAGCCAGCCTCTGTGCGATGGGCGCGTACAACTTCGAGTTGCTCGAAGACGCCGGCATCCCGACCCACTACGATGGCGTGGTCGGCGGGAGCGGCGAAGCGGTCCCGCTCAGCGAGGTCGCCGACCCGCCCCGCGAGATGGCCATCGAACTCACGCAGGTCCCGGACCTGCCCCACGACGGCCGCGAGTACGACTACGACGCCTACTACGCCGACGCCGGCGAGAACCACCTGATTCCCCTGGAGATCGTCTTCCGCAACACCGTCCCCGTCGGATCGAGTCTGCGGTCCCGCGCCGACCCCGCCGACTTCGACCTCGACTTCGCAGAGTGGCCCGACGAGGTCGTCGACCTGCCCGAACCGGTCGTCGAGTTCTCGACGAAACTCGAAGAATCGGACAGGTATCTGGATCGGAGCGAGGCCGACCGGATCGCCGGTCCCGTCGACATCGACCGACTGGAAGACCTCGCGCTCTCGGTGAACGAGATCGTCACCGACCGGGCCGACGAGGTCGGGCTGGTCCACGAGGACGGCAAGATCGAGTGTTTCCACTACGACGGCGAGATCCGGGTCGCCGACGTGGTCGGCACCTTCGACGAGAACCGCTTCTCCTTCGACGGACAGGAGGTCTCCAAGGAGGTCATCCGGCAGTACCACAAGCGCACCCAGCCCGAGTGGGTCGAGGCCGTCTCGGACGCGAAGGAACGGGCCAAGGCCGAGGACGTGGCCGACTGGAAGGCGCTCTGTGAGCGCGACCCCGAGCCGCTGCCGGATCACGTCGTCGACGCCGCCAGAGATCTCTACACGGCCGGGACGAACGCCTACGTCGGTCGGGATCTGTTCGACGCGCCGTCCCTGTCAGAGGCCGTCGAAACAGTCCAGGACCTCTAG